A single Amphiprion ocellaris isolate individual 3 ecotype Okinawa chromosome 1, ASM2253959v1, whole genome shotgun sequence DNA region contains:
- the dkk3a gene encoding dickkopf-related protein 3a, with amino-acid sequence MKSAALLVLALTAVCHGILPEIVDSGISHILEDNSVQGQTEPDSVFVEVEQLPEDLQHKPEDAFQQTNNQSISPHSNNIPPSHPNENAPDKVTDNESFHSATDQETNNITTAVQTSDLENKIDHRCLTNDDCGKGRYCLSDTDNSKCLPCKAIDVPCTKDAECCGEQLCLWGQCTQNATKGEAGSTCQHQTDCNLDLCCAFHKTLLFPVCSAKPIERERCFGASNHLMELLSWDIQDDGPRKHCPCAGDLHCQHLGRGSMCLKGEDSSEEDLTDSLYSEIDYII; translated from the exons atgaagtCCGCCGCCCTGCTAGTTCTGGCTCTGACAGCAGTCTGCCACGGCATCCTCCCGGAGATAGTGGACTCAGGCATCAGCCACATCCTGGAGGATAATTCCGTCCAGGGACAAACGGAGCCGGACAGCGTGTTTGTGGAAGTGGAGCAACTCCCAGAGGATCTGCAGCACAAGCCTGAGGATGCGTTTCAGCAA ACCAACAACCAGAGCATCAGCCCTCATTCCAACAACATCCCTCCAAGTCATCCCAATGAAAATGCTCCTGATAAAGTGACCGATAATGAATCCTTCCACTCCGCTACAGACCAG GAGACTAACAACATCACCACAGCCGTCCAGACGAGTGATCTGGAGAACAAGATTGATCAT AGATGCCTCACTAACGACGACTGTGGGAAGGGAAGGTATTGCCTCTCTGACACAGACAATTCCAAGTGTCTGCCATGTAAAGCCATCGATGTG CCCTGTACGAAGGATGCGGAGTGCTGTGGCGAACAATTATGTCTGTGGGGCCAGTGCActcaaaatgcaacaaaagggGAGGCTGGCAGCACTTGTCAACACCAGACTGATTGTAACCTAGACCTCTGCTGTGCTTTCCATAAAA CCCTGCTCTTTCCCGTCTGTTCGGCCAAACCCATTGAGCGTGAGCGCTGCTTCGGTGCCTCCAACCACCTGATGGAGTTACTGTCGTGGGACATTCAGGACGATGGACCCAGGAAACACTGTCCCTGTGCAGGTGATCTCCACTGCCAGCATCTGGG GCGAGGCTCCATGTGCCTTAAAGGAGAGGACTCGAGTGAAGAGGATCTGACAGACTCTCTATACTCAGAGATAGACTACATCATCTAG